In the genome of Dehalococcoidia bacterium, one region contains:
- a CDS encoding CoA transferase — MSPILDGVRVLEAGGRAAAVCGLLFAQLGADVVVVPTPPARREPGDPAEAGALSANKRVLGVDTSAEERAGALARLLESADLAVFDMPPSMLESLGLAPAWLASQYPRLVVAAITPFGLEGPKRDYRGGDLISFHASGIARLLVGHVEDPEAEPPVRAAGEQAAFIAGLTAACAAMHALYHRRRGGAPELIDVSWQEALALMAPRELAMPAFGGQPAPREGRVRGGSAVIPVLPTRDGYVAVSPREPHQWRNWLKVLGEPEWGAEPRFATRALRTSNYEDLFEHMASWTRERTSNEIFEACQAAHVPCFPFGTPALMLDEPQLQHRRFFTPLLGGDGPAVVVPRPPFGLPPDDYAAEARAAGAGSDWLPREEPPGISPGPRQAPPLPLSGIRVVDFSWVIAGPTCTRYLALMGAEVIKVESPQRPDTGRASELHDVLGQSKLGLSLDLKAPGALDAVRRLLRDTDVVVENFATGVMDRLGLGYDSLRALNPDIILLSASGLGRTGPGAEWVAYGNLLSAYSGFATLNGFPGREPRTGLAWADPLCGLLMAFGVVAALHNRDRGGGGRHIDFSMLEGLLWTMPGPLIRAQLGVPEAAPAGNDHAFLSPHGVYRCRGEDSWLAVAVEDERQWQALCGLVPSLAGMWRLSEAERRMARAEIDARIAAWARDQEAIAVMETLQAAGVPASASLTTNDLFGDSHLWDRGFYKPVPSRDGAPHFLPGLPWRWGNGALIEPRQAPGLGEHNFYVLRNLGGLSEEDYQALVAAGAFGKAG; from the coding sequence ATGAGTCCCATCCTCGACGGAGTGCGTGTCCTGGAAGCCGGCGGCCGCGCGGCTGCCGTCTGCGGTCTTCTCTTCGCGCAGTTAGGTGCGGACGTGGTCGTGGTACCTACGCCGCCGGCCCGAAGAGAGCCGGGGGACCCCGCCGAGGCCGGCGCCCTCAGCGCCAACAAGCGCGTCCTCGGCGTCGACACGTCGGCGGAGGAACGCGCCGGCGCGCTGGCCAGGCTCCTCGAGTCGGCTGACCTCGCGGTGTTTGATATGCCGCCGTCCATGCTCGAGAGCCTGGGATTGGCGCCGGCCTGGCTAGCCAGCCAGTATCCGCGGCTGGTCGTCGCGGCCATAACGCCCTTCGGGCTTGAGGGCCCGAAGCGCGACTATCGCGGGGGAGACCTGATCTCCTTCCATGCCAGCGGGATTGCCCGCCTGCTTGTCGGTCACGTGGAGGACCCGGAGGCGGAGCCACCGGTCCGCGCCGCGGGCGAGCAGGCGGCCTTCATCGCCGGCCTGACGGCGGCCTGCGCCGCCATGCACGCCCTGTACCACCGCCGCCGCGGCGGGGCGCCCGAGCTAATCGACGTCTCCTGGCAGGAGGCCCTCGCACTCATGGCGCCGCGTGAGCTGGCGATGCCGGCCTTTGGCGGCCAGCCGGCGCCTCGAGAGGGCCGAGTCCGAGGCGGCAGCGCCGTGATTCCGGTGCTCCCTACGAGGGATGGTTATGTCGCCGTCTCGCCGCGCGAGCCGCACCAATGGCGGAACTGGCTGAAAGTTCTCGGCGAACCGGAATGGGGCGCTGAACCCCGCTTCGCCACCCGGGCGTTGCGTACCTCGAACTACGAGGACCTGTTCGAGCACATGGCCTCCTGGACCAGGGAGCGCACGTCGAACGAGATCTTCGAGGCCTGTCAGGCCGCCCACGTGCCCTGCTTTCCCTTCGGCACGCCCGCCTTGATGCTGGACGAACCGCAGCTCCAACACCGGCGCTTCTTCACTCCGCTCCTGGGCGGCGATGGCCCCGCTGTGGTTGTGCCCAGGCCGCCGTTCGGCCTGCCGCCGGACGACTATGCGGCGGAAGCCCGCGCCGCGGGCGCCGGCAGTGACTGGCTGCCACGTGAAGAGCCGCCGGGTATCAGCCCAGGGCCGCGGCAGGCACCGCCGCTCCCCTTGTCGGGCATCCGGGTCGTGGACTTCTCCTGGGTGATCGCTGGCCCCACCTGCACCCGCTACCTTGCTCTCATGGGCGCCGAGGTGATCAAGGTAGAGTCGCCGCAACGCCCGGACACGGGCCGAGCTTCCGAACTGCACGACGTGCTCGGCCAGTCAAAGCTCGGGCTCTCTCTTGACCTCAAGGCGCCGGGCGCCCTGGACGCGGTCCGCCGCCTGCTACGGGACACCGACGTCGTGGTCGAGAACTTCGCTACCGGCGTCATGGACAGGCTGGGGCTCGGCTACGACAGCCTCAGGGCCCTGAATCCCGACATCATCCTCCTGTCCGCATCCGGGCTGGGCCGCACCGGCCCGGGAGCCGAGTGGGTCGCCTACGGCAACCTGCTCAGCGCTTATTCCGGCTTCGCGACGCTGAACGGCTTTCCCGGGCGGGAGCCGCGCACGGGCCTCGCCTGGGCGGACCCGCTCTGCGGGCTCCTCATGGCTTTCGGCGTGGTCGCGGCGCTCCACAACCGCGACCGGGGAGGAGGCGGGCGGCATATCGACTTCTCGATGCTGGAGGGCCTCCTGTGGACGATGCCGGGGCCCCTGATCCGCGCCCAGTTGGGCGTACCGGAGGCCGCGCCGGCCGGAAACGACCATGCCTTCCTGTCGCCTCACGGTGTCTACCGCTGCAGGGGCGAAGACAGCTGGCTAGCTGTGGCGGTCGAAGATGAGCGGCAGTGGCAGGCTCTCTGCGGCCTTGTGCCCTCCCTTGCCGGAATGTGGCGCCTCTCGGAGGCCGAACGACGCATGGCGCGGGCCGAAATCGATGCGCGCATCGCGGCCTGGGCGCGAGACCAGGAAGCCATTGCCGTAATGGAGACGCTGCAGGCCGCGGGAGTGCCCGCGTCCGCCTCCCTGACTACGAACGACCTCTTCGGCGACTCCCACCTCTGGGACCGCGGCTTCTACAAGCCGGTGCCTTCGCGCGATGGAGCGCCGCACTTCCTGCCGGGACTGCCCTGGCGTTGGGGCAACGGCGCGCTCATCGAGCCGCGGCAGGCGCCTGGCCTCGGCGAGCACAACTTCTACGTCCTCAGGAACCTTGGCGGTCTCTCCGAGGAGGATTATCAGGCGCTTGTCGCGGCCGGTGCCTTTGGGAAGGCGGGTTGA
- the holA gene encoding DNA polymerase III subunit delta has protein sequence MAAAQRLHIFHGPDGFSAREAVRELRSRLGVADANVVRLEGTAPVSEIASAAHTATFFAEPRLVIIDSLSKRLEGRRRGGRPRRGGSSGAASELDQLVELLSNLPETTTVVLLEEAPSAGFIDTFKGIASVRHFPIKRGQEMRRWAEARVEAQGGKISAAALDRLCELVDGAHLGELAQEVDKLLAYVGGRRIEVEDVEEVGSGAVSHQTWDLTDAVVAGQADSALRVLRRMDEKQHPPQLLLSMLVRQYRQILLAQELLREGLSAPQIGERLGIAHAFPLGKVIDQASRYPAENLERAFRRLLEADVAVKTGVMDIETALDLLIVDLAQIAGAGRRGFGSRRPG, from the coding sequence GTGGCGGCGGCGCAACGGCTGCACATCTTTCACGGCCCTGATGGCTTCTCGGCCCGCGAAGCCGTGCGCGAGCTCCGCTCTCGGCTCGGGGTCGCCGACGCGAACGTGGTCCGGCTGGAGGGGACTGCACCCGTCAGCGAGATCGCGTCGGCGGCGCACACGGCCACCTTCTTCGCCGAGCCGCGTTTGGTGATCATCGACTCGCTCTCGAAGCGGCTCGAAGGCCGCCGTCGGGGCGGCCGCCCGCGCCGTGGCGGGAGCTCGGGGGCGGCCTCGGAGCTAGACCAGCTTGTCGAACTGCTGTCCAACCTACCGGAAACGACGACCGTGGTCTTGCTGGAGGAGGCCCCTTCGGCCGGCTTTATCGACACTTTCAAGGGCATTGCCTCGGTCAGGCACTTCCCCATCAAGCGCGGGCAGGAGATGCGCCGCTGGGCGGAGGCGCGGGTTGAGGCGCAGGGCGGGAAGATATCGGCCGCCGCTCTCGACCGCCTGTGTGAGCTCGTCGACGGCGCTCACCTCGGGGAGCTGGCTCAGGAGGTCGACAAGCTCCTGGCCTACGTTGGCGGCCGGCGTATAGAGGTAGAGGACGTGGAGGAGGTGGGGAGCGGGGCTGTCAGCCACCAGACCTGGGACCTGACCGACGCCGTCGTCGCCGGCCAGGCGGACAGTGCCCTGCGCGTCCTGCGGCGGATGGACGAGAAGCAGCACCCGCCGCAGTTGCTCCTGAGCATGCTCGTGCGCCAGTACCGCCAGATACTGCTTGCCCAGGAACTGCTCAGGGAGGGATTGAGCGCACCCCAGATTGGCGAGCGCCTGGGCATAGCGCACGCTTTCCCGCTGGGCAAAGTCATCGACCAGGCAAGCCGCTATCCGGCGGAGAACCTGGAGCGAGCCTTTCGGCGCCTCCTGGAGGCCGACGTGGCCGTGAAGACAGGGGTCATGGACATCGAAACGGCCCTCGATCTCTTGATCGTAGACCTGGCGCAGATCGCGGGCGCGGGCCGTCGCGGCTTCGGCAGCAGGCGGCCAGGATAG
- the hrcA gene encoding heat-inducible transcriptional repressor HrcA — MLTERRSTLLNLIVQDYVETAVPIGSEYIVRKHQLPYSSATIRNEMARLEEAGFITQPHTSAGRVPSDRGYRYYVEALMSEEQLGSQERETIRHQFHQAERDLEQWFQLAAAVLAHHLRNFAVVTAPRSRETRLKHVQLVSLQDFSALLVVVLQEARIRQQVIGHREPMDQAQLTVVAGRINERYGGLDVADIRAKPPPASEFEEQVLEAVIDLMEQESLALGEVYRDGVREVLSQPEFARSDRMLDLVDALEERTLVSAIPIRQLQDEGISVLIGSENSLETMRDCSIVFARYGSESGASGVVAVIGPTRMRYARTIPTVRYLAAVLGELVTQI; from the coding sequence ATGCTTACCGAGCGCCGCTCGACGTTGCTCAACTTGATCGTCCAGGACTACGTGGAGACCGCGGTCCCGATCGGCTCCGAGTACATCGTGCGCAAGCACCAGTTGCCGTACTCCTCGGCGACAATCCGGAACGAGATGGCCCGCCTGGAGGAGGCAGGCTTCATTACCCAGCCCCACACCTCCGCCGGCAGAGTACCCTCCGACCGCGGCTACCGCTACTATGTCGAGGCGCTGATGTCGGAGGAGCAGCTCGGCTCGCAGGAGCGCGAGACTATCCGCCACCAGTTCCACCAGGCTGAACGTGACCTGGAGCAGTGGTTTCAGCTTGCTGCCGCTGTCCTTGCGCATCACCTGCGCAACTTCGCCGTGGTCACGGCTCCGCGTAGCCGCGAGACCAGGCTCAAGCATGTCCAGCTCGTCTCCCTGCAGGACTTCAGCGCCCTGCTCGTGGTCGTCTTGCAGGAGGCTCGCATCCGCCAGCAGGTCATCGGGCATCGCGAGCCGATGGACCAGGCTCAGCTCACGGTGGTCGCCGGTCGCATAAACGAACGCTACGGCGGCCTGGACGTCGCCGACATCCGCGCGAAGCCGCCACCAGCTTCCGAGTTTGAGGAGCAGGTCCTCGAGGCAGTCATCGACCTCATGGAGCAGGAGTCGCTCGCCCTCGGCGAGGTCTATCGCGACGGCGTCCGTGAGGTACTCTCGCAGCCGGAGTTCGCCCGGTCGGACCGGATGCTGGACCTGGTGGACGCCCTCGAGGAACGCACCCTGGTGAGCGCGATCCCGATACGCCAACTGCAGGACGAGGGCATCAGCGTGCTCATCGGGTCGGAAAATTCGCTAGAGACGATGCGCGATTGCAGCATCGTGTTCGCTCGTTACGGGAGTGAGAGCGGGGCATCGGGCGTCGTAGCCGTTATCGGCCCGACCCGTATGCGCTACGCGCGTACAATCCCCACCGTCCGCTACCTTGCGGCCGTCCTGGGCGAGCTGGTCACGCAGATCTAG
- a CDS encoding uracil-DNA glycosylase, producing the protein MNQPPEGDSLERVTAEVIECRRCPRLVAWREQVAREKRAAFRDWEYWGRPLPGFGDPAARLLVVGLAPAAHGGNRTGRIFTGDRSGDWLFAAMYRAGFANQAVSVSRDDGLRLIDAYVAAVVRCAPPANRPLPEERDNCLPYLEREVRLLTRLRVVVCLGSFAYDGAARALGMTSRPRFGHGVEATLSDGRVVICSYHPSQQNTFTGRLTEEMLDRVFLRARALLDH; encoded by the coding sequence TTGAACCAGCCGCCAGAAGGGGACTCGCTGGAGCGCGTTACCGCGGAGGTCATCGAGTGCCGTCGCTGCCCCAGGCTGGTCGCCTGGCGAGAGCAGGTGGCGCGGGAGAAGCGTGCCGCCTTCCGCGACTGGGAGTACTGGGGCCGGCCGCTTCCGGGCTTCGGCGACCCAGCGGCGCGCCTCCTCGTCGTCGGGCTTGCTCCGGCGGCGCACGGCGGCAACCGCACCGGGCGCATCTTCACCGGAGACCGCTCAGGCGACTGGCTCTTCGCCGCCATGTACCGGGCAGGGTTCGCAAACCAGGCCGTCAGCGTGAGTCGCGACGATGGCCTGCGGTTGATCGACGCCTACGTCGCGGCCGTAGTGCGGTGCGCGCCGCCCGCGAACAGGCCCCTGCCGGAAGAGCGCGATAACTGCCTTCCCTATCTGGAACGCGAGGTGCGGCTCCTGACCCGCCTTCGAGTCGTCGTTTGTCTCGGCTCCTTCGCCTACGACGGCGCGGCGCGCGCCCTGGGCATGACCTCCCGGCCGCGGTTTGGCCATGGCGTCGAGGCGACGCTGAGCGATGGGCGGGTCGTGATCTGTTCCTACCACCCGAGCCAGCAGAACACGTTCACGGGACGCCTCACAGAGGAGATGCTGGACCGCGTCTTCCTGCGCGCCAGGGCCCTCCTCGACCACTGA
- a CDS encoding aminotransferase class III-fold pyridoxal phosphate-dependent enzyme, with translation MEAASLLARAARVIPGGASAAGRRVFREVIVKTRGAYLWNSEGKRYIDYLLDYGPIVVGHSDARVNAAALRAAEECDLNWVGPHPLEVELAEKIVALSPSAEKVVFVTSGSDALLHAVHVARAATGRRRLLKFHGSFVGWHDPLARGANFDVRPGEVPSPSDPNAGGIDPRAIEDVIVLDWNDAGAVREAFEAYGGEIAAVVCEPYVLSYGCVPPAAGFLELLRELTVRNGALLVFDEVKTGFRFHLGGYQVVAGVTPDLTAFGKALGNGYTIAALAGRRDLMDLLGVAVALDGTHYANPYALAAALETICILEDGGIERLAVLGERLREGLARVFHDAGAEAVVTGFGSGFMVNWRREPPVTFREAAQADFERAEAFRLGMLERGVLLPPLVITDSRLCLATSEADIDETVEAAAAVLRDLRL, from the coding sequence GTGGAGGCAGCATCGCTGCTGGCCCGCGCGGCGAGGGTGATCCCTGGTGGCGCCTCGGCTGCAGGACGGCGGGTGTTCAGGGAGGTCATCGTCAAGACCCGCGGCGCCTACCTGTGGAATAGCGAGGGCAAGCGCTACATCGACTATCTCCTGGACTACGGGCCGATAGTGGTCGGCCACAGCGACGCGCGCGTCAACGCGGCGGCCCTGCGGGCAGCCGAGGAATGCGACCTGAACTGGGTTGGGCCCCACCCCCTGGAGGTCGAGCTCGCGGAGAAGATCGTCGCGTTGAGCCCTTCGGCGGAGAAGGTGGTCTTCGTGACCTCGGGGTCGGATGCGCTCCTTCACGCCGTACACGTGGCCCGGGCGGCAACGGGCAGGCGCCGGCTTTTGAAGTTCCACGGCAGCTTCGTGGGCTGGCACGACCCACTGGCACGGGGCGCGAACTTCGATGTGCGGCCCGGGGAAGTGCCCTCCCCCTCAGACCCGAACGCTGGCGGCATCGACCCGCGCGCGATCGAGGACGTCATCGTCCTCGATTGGAACGACGCCGGCGCGGTCCGCGAGGCCTTCGAGGCCTACGGCGGCGAGATAGCCGCCGTAGTCTGTGAGCCTTACGTCCTGAGCTACGGCTGCGTGCCGCCCGCGGCAGGGTTCCTGGAGCTCTTGCGCGAGCTCACGGTGCGCAACGGCGCCTTGCTTGTCTTCGACGAGGTCAAGACGGGCTTTCGTTTCCACCTTGGAGGCTACCAGGTGGTGGCCGGCGTAACGCCTGACCTGACGGCCTTTGGCAAGGCGTTGGGCAACGGCTACACCATCGCCGCTCTCGCGGGCAGACGCGACCTCATGGACCTCCTTGGCGTCGCGGTTGCGCTCGACGGGACGCACTATGCGAACCCCTATGCGTTGGCCGCTGCCCTGGAGACCATCTGCATCCTCGAGGACGGTGGCATCGAGCGTCTTGCCGTGCTCGGAGAACGCCTCCGGGAAGGCCTGGCGCGCGTCTTCCACGACGCCGGCGCTGAGGCCGTCGTCACAGGCTTCGGCTCCGGCTTCATGGTCAACTGGCGCCGCGAGCCGCCGGTGACCTTTCGCGAGGCTGCCCAAGCCGATTTCGAGCGCGCCGAGGCCTTTCGGCTGGGGATGCTGGAGCGCGGTGTGCTGCTTCCGCCCCTCGTCATCACGGACAGCCGTCTGTGCCTGGCCACCAGCGAGGCCGACATCGACGAGACGGTCGAGGCGGCGGCCGCGGTCTTGAGAGACCTGCGGCTGTAG
- a CDS encoding beta-ketoacyl-ACP synthase III — MGARISGIGKALPARILTNADLEKMVETSDEWITERTGIKERRIASEGETTATLGAEAARGALQTAELDPSDVDLVICGTVTPALQFPSTASLIQDMIGARRAGAFDVNAACVGFLSAYATAAGLINSGMYRRILVVGAETLSRIVNWEDRGTCVLFGDGAGAIMLEASERGGPGSVVLRSDGSLERILYARGPATPPSAIDAEGFCIVMDGREVFRVAVRAMEEAARQAISDAGLSLDDIDYVVPHQANARIISSVAKSLGVASDRVIVNLNRYGNTSSASIPLALCEAWEQGRLKPGDNLVLVAFGGGLAWGATVIEWTGLGRPAAQAEPASMATSA; from the coding sequence ATGGGCGCACGCATCTCCGGGATCGGCAAGGCCCTCCCCGCTCGCATCCTGACCAACGCCGACCTCGAGAAGATGGTGGAAACCTCCGACGAGTGGATCACCGAACGCACCGGGATCAAGGAACGGCGCATCGCCTCCGAGGGGGAGACTACCGCGACGCTCGGTGCAGAGGCCGCGCGGGGAGCGCTCCAGACTGCGGAACTCGACCCTTCGGACGTCGATCTCGTCATCTGCGGCACGGTCACGCCTGCGTTGCAGTTCCCCTCGACGGCCTCGCTGATCCAGGACATGATCGGCGCCCGCCGGGCCGGCGCCTTCGACGTGAACGCGGCTTGCGTCGGCTTTCTGTCCGCCTATGCGACGGCAGCCGGCCTGATCAACTCGGGGATGTACAGGCGCATCCTCGTCGTCGGCGCCGAGACGCTCTCGCGCATCGTCAACTGGGAGGACCGCGGCACGTGTGTACTCTTCGGCGACGGCGCCGGCGCGATCATGCTCGAGGCAAGCGAACGCGGAGGGCCCGGCTCCGTCGTCCTGCGCAGTGACGGTTCCCTGGAGCGCATCCTCTACGCCCGCGGACCCGCTACACCACCTTCTGCCATCGACGCCGAAGGGTTCTGCATCGTCATGGACGGCCGCGAAGTCTTCAGAGTGGCTGTGCGGGCAATGGAGGAAGCGGCGCGCCAGGCGATAAGCGACGCCGGCCTCTCCCTGGACGACATCGATTACGTGGTCCCACACCAGGCCAACGCGCGCATCATCTCCTCCGTCGCCAAGAGCCTGGGCGTGGCTTCCGACAGGGTAATCGTCAACCTCAACCGCTACGGGAACACTTCTTCGGCGTCGATCCCCCTTGCCCTCTGCGAGGCCTGGGAGCAGGGGAGGCTCAAACCCGGCGACAACCTCGTCCTGGTCGCCTTCGGCGGCGGCCTGGCCTGGGGCGCGACAGTTATCGAATGGACGGGCCTGGGCCGGCCGGCGGCGCAGGCCGAACCGGCATCCATGGCCACCAGCGCCTGA
- a CDS encoding folylpolyglutamate synthase/dihydrofolate synthase family protein → MDYLDALRYLYSLADFERSGRFADRPDVAPVLALLAELGDPHLGRPTLHIAGSKGKGSVAAMAASILQAAGLETGLYTSPHLNRFTERIQVAGEPVSSAEFAAGVARVKAAAERVRARMPGRALVTFDILTALGFLIFRERGVKAQVIEVGLGGLLDSTNVFQAAAHPAHVAVITNIGLEHREVLGDTIPEIARQKAGIIVRGRPTVMAPQRESAADVIREVARDQDSDLTEVALACHMRRDSASSDAQSFRLRTPGGGYQAKLPLIGRHQLDNAATSVVAVEKLASAAGISLSEESVKKGLEAVKWPGRIEIVKRRPLIVVDAAHTADSARRLRDAAAEYLHIDGATLVVGVMGDKDLEGLAMAIEPIARRVIATRADHPRALDPEAVARVFQGMGIETFWESAVPAAVDAATRLSTPSDAIVVLGSVALAGEARAHILGLERDPPL, encoded by the coding sequence GTGGACTACCTGGACGCCCTCCGTTACCTCTATTCCCTGGCCGACTTCGAGCGCTCGGGGCGCTTCGCGGACCGGCCCGATGTCGCGCCCGTGCTGGCGCTCCTCGCGGAGCTTGGCGACCCGCACCTGGGGCGCCCAACGCTGCACATCGCGGGGAGCAAGGGTAAAGGCAGCGTGGCCGCTATGGCCGCGTCGATCCTTCAGGCCGCCGGCCTGGAGACCGGTCTCTACACGAGCCCGCACCTCAACAGGTTCACGGAGCGCATACAGGTCGCGGGCGAGCCGGTGAGCTCCGCGGAATTCGCCGCCGGCGTCGCGAGGGTGAAGGCGGCAGCGGAGCGGGTGCGCGCGAGGATGCCAGGACGCGCTCTTGTCACCTTCGACATCCTCACGGCCCTGGGCTTCCTCATTTTTCGAGAGCGCGGCGTCAAGGCCCAGGTCATCGAAGTCGGCCTGGGCGGCCTGCTTGACTCCACGAACGTCTTTCAGGCAGCGGCGCACCCGGCCCATGTGGCCGTGATCACGAACATTGGACTGGAGCACCGCGAGGTCCTGGGCGACACCATACCCGAGATCGCGCGGCAGAAAGCCGGCATCATCGTCCGCGGCCGCCCTACCGTGATGGCGCCGCAGCGGGAATCGGCGGCAGACGTCATCCGGGAAGTGGCCCGGGACCAGGACTCTGACCTCACCGAGGTCGCGCTCGCCTGCCACATGCGGCGGGATAGCGCCAGCTCCGACGCCCAGTCATTCCGGCTGCGGACCCCCGGCGGCGGCTATCAGGCGAAGCTGCCGCTGATCGGGAGGCATCAGCTGGATAACGCGGCGACGTCCGTGGTCGCAGTGGAGAAGCTGGCATCTGCCGCCGGTATTTCCCTGAGCGAGGAGAGCGTGAAGAAGGGCCTCGAGGCCGTGAAATGGCCAGGGCGCATCGAGATCGTAAAGCGGCGACCCTTGATCGTCGTCGACGCGGCGCACACGGCGGATTCGGCGCGCCGCCTGCGGGACGCCGCCGCGGAGTATCTGCACATCGACGGTGCAACGCTCGTCGTGGGCGTGATGGGGGACAAGGACCTGGAGGGCCTGGCTATGGCGATCGAGCCCATTGCCCGCAGGGTCATCGCAACGCGGGCGGACCATCCGCGGGCGCTCGACCCGGAGGCGGTAGCGCGCGTCTTTCAGGGCATGGGGATCGAGACGTTCTGGGAGAGTGCAGTCCCGGCCGCCGTCGACGCCGCGACGCGGCTCTCGACGCCTTCGGACGCCATCGTCGTCCTCGGGTCCGTGGCTCTAGCGGGCGAGGCGCGCGCCCACATCCTCGGCCTCGAGCGGGACCCACCCCTCTAG
- the lexA gene encoding transcriptional repressor LexA — MAIDTRKSLSAKQQAILRFIRNFLMEKDYPPSIRDIQEGCDISSTSVVDYNLKALERLGYIRRDREVSRAIELLDRGSRRPRSRLVPVIGQIAAGQPIPVPAPDTWAQQDFEDSIEVTDEMTRGRENVFALRVKGTSMIDALVNDGDLVLMEATQSADDGDMVAVWLKDRQETTLKKIYFEGDRVRLQPANVTMAPIYVKPEDVEVQGRVLYRLGR, encoded by the coding sequence ATGGCGATCGACACCCGCAAGTCGCTATCAGCGAAGCAGCAGGCAATCCTGCGCTTCATCCGCAACTTCCTCATGGAGAAGGACTACCCGCCCAGCATCCGGGACATCCAGGAAGGCTGCGACATCAGCTCCACGTCCGTGGTCGACTACAACCTCAAGGCGCTCGAGCGCCTGGGATACATCCGCCGCGACCGAGAGGTATCGCGGGCTATCGAGCTGCTGGACCGAGGCTCCCGCCGGCCGCGTTCGCGTCTCGTGCCGGTGATCGGGCAGATCGCCGCCGGCCAGCCGATACCAGTGCCAGCGCCGGACACCTGGGCACAGCAGGACTTCGAAGACAGCATCGAGGTCACGGACGAGATGACGCGCGGGCGGGAGAACGTATTCGCCCTGCGCGTGAAGGGGACGTCCATGATCGACGCCCTGGTCAACGACGGTGACCTCGTCCTCATGGAGGCCACGCAGTCCGCTGACGACGGCGACATGGTCGCCGTCTGGCTCAAGGACCGGCAGGAAACCACACTGAAGAAGATCTACTTCGAGGGCGACCGCGTGCGCCTGCAACCGGCGAACGTCACGATGGCGCCGATCTACGTGAAGCCCGAGGACGTGGAGGTCCAGGGCAGGGTCCTTTACCGCCTCGGCCGCTAG
- a CDS encoding ABC transporter ATP-binding protein — MADVILEIEDLRTYYHDRKTVLKAVDGVSLKLERGSVLGVVGESGCGKSTLALSILNLVPHPGHINGGRVLFEGRNIFEMSASELRSLRGRKISMIFQDPVAGLNPVLSVGQQVEEIITTHTGISHGEARRMALELLASMGLPDPARIADRYPFQLSGGMAQRVMIAIATALKPSVLIADEPTSALDMTVQAQILEELRRLQRSGVSIILITHDLGVIAQMADNVAVMYAGRIAEEGTVESIFRRPRHPYTWSLLAALPRIDETVGRLRHVRGRPPDMTKLPDQCAFVPRCPKVRNECRQLITPPLELIEEGHWVACYNPMYHAEEDQGEIADDLED, encoded by the coding sequence ATGGCCGACGTTATCCTCGAGATCGAAGACCTGCGCACCTACTACCATGACCGTAAGACGGTGCTAAAGGCCGTCGACGGCGTCAGCCTGAAGCTCGAGCGGGGGTCCGTTCTCGGCGTCGTCGGCGAGAGCGGCTGCGGCAAGTCGACCCTCGCCCTTTCGATACTCAACCTCGTCCCCCACCCCGGCCACATCAACGGCGGCCGGGTGCTGTTCGAGGGGCGGAACATATTCGAGATGTCCGCCAGCGAACTGCGAAGCCTCCGCGGCCGCAAGATCTCGATGATCTTCCAGGACCCCGTCGCCGGCCTTAACCCGGTGCTCTCCGTCGGACAGCAGGTGGAAGAGATCATCACGACCCACACGGGCATCAGCCACGGCGAAGCCCGGCGCATGGCGCTGGAACTCCTGGCCAGCATGGGCCTGCCCGACCCGGCGCGCATCGCCGACCGCTATCCTTTTCAGCTCTCCGGGGGCATGGCCCAGCGCGTGATGATCGCCATCGCCACAGCCCTGAAGCCGTCGGTCCTGATCGCCGACGAGCCGACTTCCGCCCTGGACATGACAGTCCAAGCCCAGATCCTCGAGGAGTTGCGGCGGCTCCAGCGTAGCGGCGTGTCCATCATCCTCATAACCCACGACCTCGGCGTGATAGCCCAAATGGCGGACAACGTTGCCGTAATGTACGCCGGCCGCATCGCCGAAGAGGGCACAGTGGAGTCGATCTTCCGCCGCCCGCGGCACCCTTACACCTGGTCGCTCCTCGCGGCCCTGCCGCGCATCGACGAGACCGTGGGCCGCCTGCGGCATGTACGCGGCCGCCCGCCAGACATGACGAAATTGCCTGACCAGTGCGCCTTCGTCCCTCGCTGCCCGAAAGTGCGAAACGAGTGCCGCCAGCTAATCACGCCGCCCCTCGAACTCATCGAAGAGGGACACTGGGTCGCCTGCTACAACCCCATGTACCACGCCGAAGAAGACCAGGGCGAAATCGCCGACGACCTCGAGGACTGA